A portion of the Chaetodon trifascialis isolate fChaTrf1 chromosome 7, fChaTrf1.hap1, whole genome shotgun sequence genome contains these proteins:
- the gbp gene encoding glycogen synthase kinase binding protein — MPCRKENYIFLEQSVTVDSKEVDALVSRIGEALQLHNNNGGHQKTVSVSMSCLHGLTGSSSAGVKPAAIISGSAAAPAQKRNGCCMRLRNRGHRGSSRASPYNIPGSNSDQEWDQIKPWNKKRISVEEDDPHRLLQELILSGNLIKEAVRRLQFSAADCGDFPKATDNVPC, encoded by the coding sequence ATGCCCTGTCGGAAGGAGAACTACATCTTTCTGGAGCAGTCCGTCACCGTCGACTCCAAAGAAGTGGACGCGCTGGTGTCGAGGATCGGCGAGGCGCTGCAGCTCCACAACAATAACGGCGGCCACCAGAAGACTGTGTCGGTTTCCATGTCGTGCCTGCACGGGCTCAccggcagcagcagcgcagGGGTCAAACCGGCGGCCATCATCAGCGGCAGCGCTGCGGCTCCGGCGCAGAAACGCAACGGCTGCTGCATGCGGCTGCGGAACCGGGGGCACCGGGGGAGCAGCAGGGCAAGCCCGTATAACATCCCCGGGTCTAACAGCGACCAGGAGTGGGACCAAATCAAACCGTGGAACAAAAAGAGGATCAGCGTGGAGGAGGACGATCCGCACCGGTTGCTTCAGGAGTTAATTTTATCGGGGAACCTGATTAAAGAGGCCGTGAGGAGGCTGCAGTTCTCCGCCGCAGACTGTGGAGATTTCCCCAAGGCGACGGACAATGTGCCGTGCTGA